The genomic segment CAAGGGCAAGACGGACGACATCGCGATCCTGGCGGCCCGGATCGGCGCGCCCCAGACGGCTGATGGAGGATACGGCAGCTGACGACCGGTTTCCCTCGCCGGTCCCGACCGGACGGCGCTCACCCGCCGGCGTGACCTTCCAGCCGGGCGGCGGCCGCGTCCCAGGCGGCGGCGTCGCCACGGGGGCGGTAGTGCCGCAGGCGCTGGGTGGCGGCGACGAGGCGGCGCATCGACGCGAGGTCTCCGACGAGTCCCGCGGACCTCGCCTGGACGAGGATGTTGCCGAGCGCGGTGGCCTCGGTGGGGCCGGCGACGACCGGCAGTCCGGTGGCGTCGGCGGTGAGCCGGCAGAGCAGGTCGTTGCGCGAGCCCCCTCCGACGAGGTGGACACGGGTGATGTCGCGGCCGGCCAGCTCCGCGGCCCGGCGCAGCGTACGCCGGTGGGCCAGCGCGAGGCTCTCCAGGATGCAGCGGACCAGCGGACCCTGGCCGTCGGGGGCGGGCTGGCCGGTGCGGCGGCAGTACTCCTGGATACGGCCGGGCATGTCGCCGGGGGCCATGAACTCGGGGGCGTCCGGGTCGATGAGCGAGGCGAACGGCGTGGCGCGGGCGGCCTCGGCGAGCAGGGCCGGGATGTGCGTGGGCAGCCCCTGCCGCTCCCAGGTGCGCCGGCACTCCTCGAAGAGCCACATGCCCATGATGTTCCGCAGATAGCGGATGGTGCCGTCGATGCCGCGCTCGTTGGTGAAGTTGGCGGCCCTGGACGCCTCCGTCAGTACCGGAGCGTCCAGTTCGAGGCCCGCGAGCGACCAGGTGCCGCAGGAGATGTACGCGAAGTCCGGCTCGGTGGCCGGGACGGCGACGATGGCGGACGCGGTGTCGTGCGAGGCGACGGTGGTCACCGGGGTACGCGGGTCCAGACCGGCGTACGCGGCGACATGCGGCAGCAGCGTGCCGGCCGGGTCACCGGGCGCCCGCAGCGCGGGAAGCAGCGCGGGGTCGATCCCGAGCGGTTCGAGGACGTCCTCGGACCAGCCGCCGGCGCGGGCGTCGAAGAGGCCCGTGGTGGAGGCGTTGGTCTCCTCGGCGCCCACGGAGCCGGTCAGCCAGTGGACGAGCAGGTCGGGCACGAGGAGCAGCGTGCGCGCGGCGCCCAGCTGGGCGCTCCCGGCGGCGGAGGCGAGCTGGAACACGGTGTTGAACGGCAGATGCTGGAGCCCTGTGATCCGGTACAGCTCCGCGGGCCCGACCGCGGCCCACACCCGCTCGGCCACGCCGTCGGTGCGGGTGTCCCGGTAGTGGTGGGGCGAGCCGAGGAGAGCGCCGTCGGCGTCGAGGAGCCCGTAGTCCACGGCCCAGGTGTCCACCCCGATGGAGCTGACGCCGCCGGACCTGGCCGCCTCGCGCAGCCCGTCGAGGATGCCCTGGAAGAGCGCGAGGACGTCCCAGCGCAGTCCGTCCGGCAGGCGCACCGGAGTGTTGGGGAAGCGGTGCACCTCGGTGAGGTCGAGATCGTCCGGGCCGACCCGGCCCAGGATCACCCGTCCGCTGGTGGCGCCGAGGTCGACCGCGGCGAACGCGGAACGGAAGGCCGAGGAGGGCGGTGTCGTGGTCACGGGAATTGCCTCCGCGGCGAACGGCTGATCGAGGTCCGGGGATCGGTGATCAGGAAAAGGTCGGGAAGTAAGGGCGATCACCGGTGATCAGGAAACGGGTGATCGGTGAACAGGAAGCGCGAGAAGGGGAGGGGAGGGGAGGGGAGGGGAGGGGAGGGGAGGGGAGACGGCGCCGGGGGTGTCCGGGCGTCCCGCCGGAGTTCGGCGGACACCCGGACAACCCCGACGGCGCGTCAGCGCAGGAAGGCCGCCGCCACGCCCGCGTCGACCGGGACGTGGAGCCCGGTGGTGTGGGTCAGGTCGCCGCCGGTGAGCGCGAAGACCGCGTTGGCGACGTGCTCGGGGAGCACCTCGCGCTTGAGGAGGGTGCGCTGGGCGTAGAACTCGCCGAGCTTCTCCTCCTCGATGCCGTAGGTCGCGGCACGCTGGGCGCCCCAGCCCGCGGCGAAGATGCCGGAGCCCCGGACGACCCCGTCGGGGTTGACGCCGTTGACGCGGATGCCGTGTCCGCCGAGTTCGGCCGCGAGCAGCCGGACCTGGTGGGCCTGGTCCGCCTTGGTGGCGGAGTAGGCGATGTTGTTCGGTCCGGCGAAGACGGCGTTCTTGGAAGCGATGTAGACGATGTCGCCGCCGAGCCCCTGCGCGGTCATCACACGGGCGGCCTCGCGCGAGACGAGGAACGAACCGCGGGCCATGATGTCGTGCTGGAGGTCCCAGTCCTTGGCCGTGGTCTCCAGGAGCGGCTTGGAGATGGAGATCCCGGCGTTGTTGACGACCAGGTCCACACCGCCGAAGGCGAGCGCGGCGGCCTTGAACGCCTCGGTGATCTCCTCCTCGGAGGTGACGTTCACCGTGACGGCGACCGCCTTGTCCGGGCCGCCCAGCTCCTCGGCGACGGCCGCGGCGGTCTCCGCGTTCAGGTCGGCGACGACGACGCAGGCGCCCTCGGCGACGAGACGGTGCGCGATGGCCTTGCCGATGCCGCTGCCGGCACCCGTGACGAGCGCGACCCGGGTGGCGAGCGGCTTCGGCTTCGGCATCCGCTGGAGCTTGGCCTCCTCCAGCGCCCAGTACTCGATGCGGAACTTCTCCGACTCCTCGATGGGCGCGTAGGTGGAGACCGCCTCGGCGCCACGCATCACGTTGATGGCGTTGAGGTAGAACTCCCCGGCCACCCGGGCGGTCTGCTTGTCCTTCCCGAAGGAGAACATGCCGACGCCCGGCACCAGCACGATCGCCGGGTCGGCCCCGCGCAGGGCGGGGGAGTCGGCGGTGGCGTGCCGGTCGTAGTACGCGCGGTACTCCGCCCGGTACTCCTGGTGCAGCTCCTTCAGCCGTGCGACCGCCTCGTCCAGCGGGGCGCCGGCCGGCAGGTCCAGGACCAGCGGGCGCACCTTGGTACGGAGGAAGTGGTCGGGGCAGGACGTGCCGAGGGCGGCGAGCCGGGGGTGTCCGGCCCGGGACACGAAGTCCAGCACGGCCTCGGTGTCGTCGAAGTGGCCGACCTGCGGGCGGTCCTGGGAGGCCAGGCCGCGGATCACCGGGGCCAGGGCGGCGGCGCGCTCCCGGCGCTCGGCCCCGGCCAGCGGCTCGTACCCGGGGAGTACCGGGCCGAACGGCTCGGCCTTGCCCTTCCGCACGAGGTACTCCTCGGCGGTGCGGATGATGAAGAGCGAGTTCGCCTCGCACTCCTCGGAGGTGTCGCCCCACGCGGTGATGCCGTGGCCGCCGAGGACGCAGCCGACGGCCTGCGGGTTCGCCTCCTTGATCGCGGCGATGTCCAGGCCGAGCTGGAAACCGGGGCGGCGCCAGGGCACCCAGACGACCTTGTCGCCGAAGCAGTCGGCGGTCAGCTTCTCGCCGTCCGAGGCGCAGGCCAGCGCGATGCCCGAGTCAGGGTGGAGGTGGTCCACGTGCGCGGCGTCGACCAGGCCGTGCATCGCGGTGTCGATGGAGGGGGCCGCACCGCCTCTGCCGTGCAGGCAGTAGTCGAAGGCGGCGACCATCTCGTCCTCGCGCTCCACTCCCGGGTACACGTTCTTGAGGGTGAGCAGCCGGTCCAGCCGGAGCGCCGCCAGACCGGATTCGGTGAGGGTGCCGAGGTCGCCGCCGGACCCCTTGACCCAGAGGAGTTCGACGTCGCCGCCGGTCGCCGGGTCGGTCCCGGTGCCCTTCGCGGAGGTGTTGCCGCCCGCGTAGTTGGTGTTGCGCGGGTCGGAGCCGAGACGGCGGGAACGTGCGATCAGCGCGGCGGCCGTGGAGTGGATGGCGGAGGCCATGGCAGGAATCCTTCGGGATCTGGGGGTGCGGGACAGCGGGAGGGGTGGTCGGACACGGCCTGTCGGCGCGTGTGTCAGGCTCCCCAGCCGGCCTGGTCGCCGCCGACGCGGTCGGCCGCGAC from the Streptomyces sp. NBC_01335 genome contains:
- a CDS encoding bifunctional aldolase/short-chain dehydrogenase; the encoded protein is MASAIHSTAAALIARSRRLGSDPRNTNYAGGNTSAKGTGTDPATGGDVELLWVKGSGGDLGTLTESGLAALRLDRLLTLKNVYPGVEREDEMVAAFDYCLHGRGGAAPSIDTAMHGLVDAAHVDHLHPDSGIALACASDGEKLTADCFGDKVVWVPWRRPGFQLGLDIAAIKEANPQAVGCVLGGHGITAWGDTSEECEANSLFIIRTAEEYLVRKGKAEPFGPVLPGYEPLAGAERRERAAALAPVIRGLASQDRPQVGHFDDTEAVLDFVSRAGHPRLAALGTSCPDHFLRTKVRPLVLDLPAGAPLDEAVARLKELHQEYRAEYRAYYDRHATADSPALRGADPAIVLVPGVGMFSFGKDKQTARVAGEFYLNAINVMRGAEAVSTYAPIEESEKFRIEYWALEEAKLQRMPKPKPLATRVALVTGAGSGIGKAIAHRLVAEGACVVVADLNAETAAAVAEELGGPDKAVAVTVNVTSEEEITEAFKAAALAFGGVDLVVNNAGISISKPLLETTAKDWDLQHDIMARGSFLVSREAARVMTAQGLGGDIVYIASKNAVFAGPNNIAYSATKADQAHQVRLLAAELGGHGIRVNGVNPDGVVRGSGIFAAGWGAQRAATYGIEEEKLGEFYAQRTLLKREVLPEHVANAVFALTGGDLTHTTGLHVPVDAGVAAAFLR
- a CDS encoding rhamnulokinase encodes the protein MTTTPPSSAFRSAFAAVDLGATSGRVILGRVGPDDLDLTEVHRFPNTPVRLPDGLRWDVLALFQGILDGLREAARSGGVSSIGVDTWAVDYGLLDADGALLGSPHHYRDTRTDGVAERVWAAVGPAELYRITGLQHLPFNTVFQLASAAGSAQLGAARTLLLVPDLLVHWLTGSVGAEETNASTTGLFDARAGGWSEDVLEPLGIDPALLPALRAPGDPAGTLLPHVAAYAGLDPRTPVTTVASHDTASAIVAVPATEPDFAYISCGTWSLAGLELDAPVLTEASRAANFTNERGIDGTIRYLRNIMGMWLFEECRRTWERQGLPTHIPALLAEAARATPFASLIDPDAPEFMAPGDMPGRIQEYCRRTGQPAPDGQGPLVRCILESLALAHRRTLRRAAELAGRDITRVHLVGGGSRNDLLCRLTADATGLPVVAGPTEATALGNILVQARSAGLVGDLASMRRLVAATQRLRHYRPRGDAAAWDAAAARLEGHAGG